One Fuerstiella marisgermanici DNA window includes the following coding sequences:
- a CDS encoding TolC family protein has product MAWLAVANSLLLLVAACGCRSGETWRETVGNDTSCIDNIVCKVEHPVAEVHPVAWSDAPVTLRQRADLEAIEYRDMSLDEILQIALQNSDVLRELGGTVLSNPAAIRSRLTGKLALSDPRFSPEAALSAFDAQLKAAAFFSNNDQLYNNPFFAGGINRFQQDLAEYELELGKITATGSKFALRSISLYDANNAPGNTFPSAWNTYVEGEVRKPLLQGGGLQFNQIAGPGSRPGVYNGVMLAKVSADMTQTDFETSVRDYVNDVTNAYWDLYFAYRDLDARSRAMKLSLEAWNRIKARAESDLESGAAEALAREQYYRFKADVDEAITGRISRGTRTGSGSTGGTLEASGGVQTTERRLRLLIGMQISDGQMIRPSDEPLEADIVFDWDIVQQDALKLRPELRKQQMLVRRREMELLAARNFLNPRLDAVGRYRFRGFGDDLLKQGNSSSVPASSIGNMLDGDQQEWFVGFEYEVPIGYRKGHLAVSNAELYLTREKIVQREQQREVIHNLTNAIADASRAYEACQNSLNRYLAAKEVLAAYEAQDDEDIDIEVDHLLDAQRRTVEAELRYFRARTEYAVALKNVHLEKGSLLSYHNLFIFEHQSRVAADTGVIAETVATAYDGNKRETTSDSADVTASVGDQSTTAATTATVSESHSTAPRIAPAVEPIDAGTAKPATSNPFAQADGPVPTF; this is encoded by the coding sequence GTGGCCTGGCTGGCCGTCGCAAACAGCCTGTTGCTGCTGGTTGCGGCGTGCGGCTGTCGGTCAGGCGAAACGTGGCGTGAGACCGTCGGAAACGACACCAGTTGCATCGACAACATCGTATGCAAAGTCGAACACCCGGTGGCGGAAGTGCATCCCGTCGCGTGGTCTGACGCTCCGGTCACATTGCGGCAGCGAGCGGATCTTGAGGCTATCGAATATCGCGACATGTCGCTGGACGAAATCCTGCAGATCGCACTACAGAACTCTGATGTGCTGCGAGAACTTGGCGGAACGGTCTTAAGCAACCCGGCCGCTATCCGATCGCGGCTAACGGGAAAGCTGGCGTTGAGTGATCCACGCTTCAGCCCCGAAGCCGCTCTTTCCGCCTTCGATGCTCAACTCAAAGCGGCCGCGTTCTTCAGCAACAACGATCAACTCTACAACAATCCGTTCTTCGCCGGCGGCATCAATAGGTTTCAGCAGGATCTGGCCGAATACGAACTGGAACTGGGAAAGATCACAGCCACCGGTTCTAAATTCGCGCTGCGATCTATTTCGTTGTACGACGCCAACAACGCACCAGGAAATACGTTTCCGAGTGCATGGAACACGTATGTCGAAGGCGAAGTTCGTAAACCGCTGCTGCAAGGAGGCGGCCTGCAATTCAATCAGATTGCGGGACCAGGCAGTCGCCCCGGCGTGTACAACGGCGTGATGTTGGCCAAAGTCAGCGCCGACATGACTCAAACCGATTTCGAAACATCTGTTCGAGATTATGTGAATGACGTCACCAATGCGTACTGGGATTTGTACTTCGCCTATCGAGACCTCGACGCGCGCAGCCGCGCGATGAAGCTGTCGCTTGAAGCGTGGAACCGCATTAAGGCTCGTGCCGAAAGCGATCTGGAATCCGGCGCGGCAGAAGCATTGGCTCGCGAACAGTATTATCGCTTCAAGGCCGACGTGGACGAAGCCATAACCGGACGAATCAGTCGAGGAACTCGCACCGGCAGCGGCAGCACCGGAGGAACTCTGGAAGCGTCGGGAGGTGTGCAAACTACAGAACGCCGCTTGCGACTTTTGATCGGTATGCAGATTTCAGACGGGCAAATGATTCGTCCGTCTGACGAACCGCTGGAAGCGGATATCGTGTTCGACTGGGACATCGTGCAACAGGATGCTCTGAAGCTGCGACCGGAATTGCGAAAGCAGCAGATGCTGGTGCGTCGTCGCGAAATGGAATTGCTCGCCGCCAGGAACTTTCTCAATCCACGTTTGGATGCAGTCGGCCGCTATCGATTTCGCGGCTTCGGTGACGACCTGCTAAAGCAGGGAAACAGTTCCAGCGTTCCAGCATCGTCGATTGGCAACATGCTGGACGGCGATCAGCAGGAATGGTTTGTGGGCTTCGAATACGAAGTTCCGATCGGTTACCGCAAAGGACATCTGGCCGTTTCGAATGCCGAACTTTACCTCACCCGAGAAAAGATCGTTCAACGCGAACAGCAGCGTGAGGTCATTCATAATCTGACCAACGCCATCGCGGATGCGTCGCGAGCGTACGAGGCCTGCCAGAACAGCCTCAACCGTTACCTCGCCGCAAAAGAAGTTCTCGCCGCCTATGAAGCTCAGGACGACGAAGACATTGATATCGAAGTCGATCATCTGCTGGACGCTCAACGCCGAACCGTGGAGGCCGAGTTGCGATACTTTCGAGCTCGCACAGAATACGCGGTGGCTTTGAAAAACGTCCATCTGGAAAAAGGTTCGCTGCTGTCCTATCACAACCTGTTTATCTTCGAACATCAGTCGCGAGTAGCGGCGGACACAGGCGTGATTGCAGAAACCGTTGCGACCGCATACGACGGCAACAAGCGTGAGACAACTTCGGATTCGGCTGATGTGACGGCCAGTGTCGGCGATCAAAGTACGACGGCTGCAACAACGGCAACTGTTTCCGAAAGCCACAGCACCGCGCCGCGAATCGCTCCCGCCGTCGAACCGATCGACGCCGGCACTGCCAAGCCAGCCACGTCGAACCCGTTCGCTCAAGCCGATGGACCGGTGCCAACGTTCTGA
- a CDS encoding FMN-binding protein, translating into MQPTAAEVRSPTSDGLQEIVDDNGNSLGHVCQTLPAAKKVVGYRGPSNVALLLDEQLVVTEADLLFSDDTPDHVAAVERDEDFLYQFRGWTLGDSSTFTDVDATTGATLTALAIAEGIAVRLGGEKPSLRFPDDLNEEDLTAIYGPDHGQSLHVVNSVEAQVQNSDGQVVGRLIRTGPLVDSIAGYQGPNELLIATDMDDVVTSVRLRRTFDNEPYSGYLNEDDYFWKVFLERRLSELGGIDLVAEQIEGVSGATMTSLAVAETVVAAATEFQRRQQEQASQRQRRQVHWSPHDTGTVIALVLAIVIGTTRLRGVRWLQMLWLLILVGYFGLMTGNLISLAVLTGWAANGIAWKLAPGLFAVVAVSMLLPPLTKRNLYCTHICPHGAAQQLLRRLPVKSWKPRKKVLKYLTWMPGILLTAAVLVTLLHGAGNLSAWEPFSAWIWYVAGAGSIVFAVLTLAASVVIPMAYCRFGCPTGRLLDYLRHSARATRVTLADVVVVGLTLIAWSFAR; encoded by the coding sequence TTGCAGCCAACCGCGGCCGAAGTTCGATCGCCAACCAGCGACGGACTTCAGGAGATTGTCGACGACAACGGCAACAGCTTGGGACACGTGTGTCAAACGTTGCCAGCGGCGAAAAAGGTGGTCGGGTATCGTGGACCCAGCAACGTCGCGTTGCTGCTGGACGAACAACTGGTGGTGACGGAAGCCGACCTGCTGTTTAGCGACGACACTCCCGACCACGTGGCCGCTGTTGAACGTGACGAAGACTTCCTTTATCAGTTTCGTGGCTGGACTTTGGGGGATTCGTCGACGTTTACGGACGTCGACGCGACAACAGGAGCGACACTCACAGCGCTGGCCATTGCAGAAGGTATTGCCGTGCGACTCGGTGGTGAAAAACCGTCGCTCCGTTTTCCGGACGATCTCAACGAAGAAGACCTGACAGCGATCTACGGCCCTGACCACGGTCAATCGTTGCACGTCGTTAACAGCGTGGAAGCTCAAGTGCAGAATTCTGATGGCCAGGTAGTCGGGCGGCTGATTCGCACGGGACCGCTTGTGGATTCGATTGCCGGCTATCAGGGCCCGAACGAACTCCTGATCGCCACAGACATGGACGACGTTGTCACTTCGGTGCGACTGCGACGAACTTTCGACAACGAACCGTACTCCGGATACTTAAACGAAGACGACTACTTCTGGAAGGTATTCCTTGAGCGACGATTGTCCGAACTTGGCGGCATCGACCTTGTGGCGGAGCAGATTGAAGGTGTTTCCGGTGCCACGATGACCAGCCTTGCCGTGGCCGAAACAGTTGTGGCAGCGGCCACCGAATTTCAACGTCGCCAGCAGGAACAGGCGAGTCAACGACAGCGGCGACAGGTTCACTGGAGTCCTCACGATACCGGCACCGTGATTGCGCTGGTCCTGGCGATTGTGATTGGGACAACACGCCTGCGAGGAGTTCGGTGGTTGCAGATGTTGTGGCTGCTGATTCTGGTTGGGTATTTTGGATTGATGACCGGCAACCTGATTTCGCTGGCCGTGCTGACCGGCTGGGCGGCGAACGGAATAGCATGGAAGCTGGCTCCGGGGCTGTTCGCCGTCGTGGCCGTCAGCATGCTGTTGCCTCCGCTCACAAAACGCAACCTGTATTGCACGCACATCTGTCCTCACGGAGCCGCTCAACAGTTGCTGCGTCGGCTTCCGGTCAAGAGCTGGAAGCCGCGCAAGAAGGTGTTGAAGTACTTGACCTGGATGCCGGGAATTCTGCTGACGGCGGCCGTGTTAGTAACTCTGTTGCACGGAGCGGGAAATTTATCGGCGTGGGAACCCTTCAGTGCTTGGATTTGGTACGTCGCCGGCGCTGGCAGCATCGTGTTCGCCGTGCTTACGCTGGCGGCCTCAGTCGTGATTCCGATGGCCTATTGCCGATTCGGCTGTCCGACCGGACGACTGCTGGACTACCTGCGTCATTCCGCCCGAGCGACTCGAGTGACGCTCGCGGACGTGGTGGTTGTGGGTTTGACCCTCATCGCGTGGTCGTTTGCCCGGTAA
- a CDS encoding DEAD/DEAH box helicase: protein MGMDAFVDYLEGRFAAQISSHTVMQPTGGDFEPLPEQLDPKLAAALKSKGLTSLYSHQSEAFESIRQGQDTVLVSKTASGKTLSFLLPILHDYITSDAPFGVALLYPTKALSRDQEGTLGGLLQAAGADMRLGTFDGDTPREERNRIQSQADFMITNPDMLHSGILPNHSRKWRTFLSRLKYIVVDEVHTYRGAFGSHVANVMRRLLRVCEMHGSRPTFVCSSATIGNPGEHVEALFNRPFHLINRDGAPRPQRDLYLVNPPVVQSHGHAMYRKGPNSISIPLIREATQQGVRTICFCRSRQQVERLVRAVTDGRPEMKKKVKPYRGGLLPNERRQLERDLAEGRVTTIVSTNALELGIDIGDLDLCLLSGHPGSMSSFWQQAGRVGRRGSRAVIVYAARDTPIDQYFVNHPEFLQRAPIEQAWLNADNPYILLQHLPCAAHEHPLRDTEPAFPEPAYGAALEVLKDDGTLKEYHGNYRYAMRDYPAKGVNLRGMTDYNIEIFCGTEVIGEIDPIGARGELYKDAIYQHLGRRYMSMDLDLEKKLCRVDPVDVDYYTECVWESRVTITELLESQKVGCPGVSQSSHHSPSDEVRGSEIQTTASERPNLADSDSDLADASRPDEGASGSQSAFAPLVTRSDDGYVEENTSRLDFGYINVNRQPKLYKKIRERTLENIGYGPITLDPFIYDTAGFALYPSEHWRTAIEAADKRHIGAGLYGLAYILKRTAPSLCLCDSQNIETDVSLTEVQPGEWRSALYLFDTIEGGVGYAEKIFEVFSEALRLAETIINDCPCLAGCPACVTSLPPGVEDEELQQLLMESNASVECTKSLITALLTGEVVLPEITEFALAEPDAVIPPDVDEEFERLKNRLNKASGILKKKRERIH, encoded by the coding sequence ATGGGAATGGATGCATTTGTTGATTATCTTGAGGGCCGCTTTGCCGCTCAGATTTCGTCGCACACCGTCATGCAACCCACCGGTGGCGACTTCGAACCGCTGCCCGAACAACTTGATCCGAAACTGGCCGCTGCGTTGAAATCCAAGGGGCTGACTTCGCTTTACAGCCATCAAAGCGAAGCCTTCGAATCGATTCGCCAGGGGCAGGACACCGTGCTGGTGTCCAAAACGGCCAGCGGAAAAACGCTCTCGTTCCTGCTGCCGATTCTGCACGACTATATCACATCGGATGCTCCGTTCGGCGTGGCATTGCTGTATCCCACCAAGGCTCTGTCACGCGATCAGGAAGGCACGCTGGGCGGCCTGTTGCAGGCGGCCGGCGCGGACATGCGCTTGGGCACCTTCGATGGCGACACGCCACGCGAAGAACGCAACCGGATCCAGTCGCAGGCTGATTTCATGATCACGAATCCCGACATGCTGCATTCGGGAATCCTGCCGAACCACAGCCGCAAATGGCGGACGTTTCTGTCGCGGCTGAAGTACATCGTTGTCGATGAAGTCCACACTTATCGTGGGGCGTTTGGGTCTCATGTCGCAAACGTCATGCGACGGTTGCTGCGAGTCTGCGAAATGCATGGCAGCAGGCCGACGTTTGTGTGTTCGTCCGCAACGATCGGCAACCCGGGTGAACACGTCGAAGCATTGTTCAATCGACCGTTCCATCTGATCAATCGGGACGGAGCACCTCGGCCGCAGCGAGACTTGTACCTCGTGAATCCGCCCGTGGTGCAAAGTCATGGACACGCGATGTACCGCAAGGGGCCGAACTCGATCAGCATTCCTCTGATCCGCGAAGCTACTCAACAGGGAGTCCGGACCATCTGCTTTTGCCGGTCGCGTCAACAGGTCGAACGCTTGGTGCGAGCCGTCACGGATGGGCGGCCCGAAATGAAGAAGAAGGTGAAGCCGTATCGCGGTGGCTTGTTGCCCAACGAACGTCGGCAACTGGAACGCGATCTGGCAGAAGGCCGCGTCACCACGATTGTCAGCACGAATGCGCTGGAACTTGGCATCGATATCGGGGATCTCGATCTGTGTTTGCTAAGCGGCCATCCGGGTTCGATGTCCAGCTTCTGGCAGCAGGCGGGGCGAGTCGGCCGACGGGGTTCTCGCGCAGTGATCGTGTACGCGGCTCGAGACACACCGATCGATCAGTACTTCGTGAATCACCCGGAATTCCTGCAGCGTGCGCCCATCGAACAGGCGTGGCTGAACGCAGACAATCCTTACATCCTTCTGCAGCACCTTCCCTGCGCGGCTCACGAACACCCGTTGCGCGATACCGAACCCGCGTTTCCCGAACCGGCTTACGGTGCGGCCCTGGAAGTGTTGAAGGACGATGGCACGTTGAAGGAATATCACGGCAACTATCGTTACGCGATGCGTGACTATCCGGCCAAAGGTGTGAACCTGCGCGGCATGACGGACTACAACATCGAAATTTTCTGCGGCACCGAAGTTATCGGCGAAATCGATCCCATTGGAGCTCGCGGCGAACTGTATAAGGACGCGATCTATCAGCATCTTGGCCGTCGCTATATGTCGATGGATCTGGACCTGGAAAAGAAGCTGTGCCGCGTGGATCCCGTCGATGTCGACTACTACACCGAATGCGTATGGGAAAGCCGAGTGACAATTACGGAGTTGCTGGAAAGTCAAAAAGTCGGGTGTCCAGGCGTCAGCCAAAGTAGCCATCACTCTCCGAGTGATGAGGTGCGCGGTTCGGAGATTCAAACAACGGCGAGTGAGCGTCCGAATCTTGCAGATTCGGATAGCGATCTCGCCGATGCGTCGCGTCCGGACGAAGGGGCTTCAGGCTCACAATCGGCCTTTGCGCCGCTTGTCACGCGGAGCGATGACGGCTACGTTGAGGAAAACACCTCAAGACTCGATTTCGGCTACATCAACGTCAACCGGCAGCCCAAGCTGTACAAAAAGATTCGCGAACGCACGCTGGAAAACATCGGCTACGGCCCGATCACGCTCGACCCGTTCATCTACGACACCGCTGGGTTTGCTCTGTACCCATCCGAACACTGGCGCACTGCCATCGAAGCGGCTGACAAACGCCACATTGGGGCAGGGCTTTATGGGCTGGCGTACATATTGAAGCGGACGGCACCAAGTCTTTGTTTGTGCGATTCGCAAAACATCGAAACCGATGTGTCGCTAACCGAAGTGCAGCCCGGCGAATGGCGTAGCGCTCTGTACCTGTTCGACACCATCGAAGGCGGCGTGGGCTACGCGGAGAAAATCTTCGAAGTGTTCAGCGAAGCGCTCCGGTTGGCGGAAACCATCATCAACGACTGCCCCTGCCTTGCTGGTTGCCCGGCGTGTGTGACATCGCTGCCGCCGGGGGTCGAAGACGAAGAACTGCAGCAGTTGCTGATGGAAAGCAATGCCTCTGTGGAATGCACCAAAAGCCTGATCACGGCTCTGCTGACCGGCGAAGTCGTGTTGCCGGAAATCACTGAATTCGCGCTGGCCGAACCCGACGCCGTCATTCCGCCGGACGTTGACGAAGAATTCGAACGATTGAAGAATCGATTAAACAAAGCCAGCGGCATCTTGAAAAAGAAGCGGGAACGAATTCATTAG
- a CDS encoding carboxypeptidase-like regulatory domain-containing protein, translated as MSIIRYMALAGTLSIFVGCGDSGPEIATVTGTITMDDAPLPNASIIFQPERGRPAGARSDENGEYELNFSGGRMGAQPGTYIVAIRTAREGSIEDDGSRSPGKPETVPAQYNVSSELRYTVEADKANVADFNLTSDGELPEEKAADDN; from the coding sequence ATGTCGATTATTCGTTATATGGCCCTTGCAGGCACACTGAGTATCTTTGTTGGATGTGGTGATAGCGGTCCGGAGATCGCCACCGTCACGGGAACCATCACAATGGATGACGCGCCGTTGCCGAATGCGTCTATTATCTTTCAACCAGAACGAGGCCGACCGGCCGGTGCACGGTCGGACGAAAACGGTGAATACGAACTGAACTTTTCTGGTGGCCGCATGGGAGCTCAGCCGGGCACCTATATTGTCGCGATCAGAACCGCCAGGGAAGGGAGTATTGAAGACGATGGAAGTCGGTCGCCAGGCAAGCCGGAAACAGTCCCAGCCCAGTACAACGTTTCTTCGGAGCTTAGATATACCGTTGAAGCAGATAAGGCCAATGTCGCTGATTTCAATCTGACGTCGGATGGCGAGCTGCCTGAGGAAAAAGCGGCTGACGATAACTAG
- a CDS encoding DUF1559 domain-containing protein, whose product MFRSHLPRKSLRGFTLIELLVVIAIIAILVALLLPAVQQAREAARRTQCKNNLKQFGLALHNYHDVYRCFPLGHQYKGHFDGNWNSGRGGPAYGWGWALLPFIDQAPLFQQFNSSQQLAETAPTTPGGSISNVQLAQTTFEAMSCPSDPKPKNFNDGAIPKSATTSYQAANSSYNGYGGTNTLRRNGVFARTSYGTQIAIRDIIDGTTNQIMLCETKWKMDGNRRNRSRFYGAADNNGLTGAQGATNALCVQGEWPMNWTSAEGNPQPHRTAGSQHVGGAQFVLGDGSVRFISENIDHTSTPWTNNANAFKQPNGEAYGTYQRLFSKDDGFVTGEF is encoded by the coding sequence ATGTTCCGTTCTCATTTGCCACGGAAATCCCTGCGCGGATTTACGCTAATTGAGCTGTTGGTGGTGATTGCCATTATCGCGATTCTTGTCGCCTTGTTGCTGCCGGCGGTGCAGCAGGCTCGGGAAGCGGCTCGACGCACGCAGTGCAAAAACAACCTGAAGCAGTTTGGGCTGGCACTCCACAATTACCATGACGTGTATCGATGCTTTCCGCTCGGGCATCAATACAAAGGGCACTTTGACGGAAACTGGAATTCAGGTCGTGGGGGTCCCGCATACGGTTGGGGCTGGGCACTGTTGCCGTTTATCGATCAGGCGCCGTTGTTTCAGCAGTTCAACTCGAGTCAGCAGTTGGCAGAAACAGCTCCGACTACTCCCGGCGGCAGCATTAGCAACGTCCAGCTGGCTCAGACCACTTTTGAAGCGATGAGTTGTCCGTCTGACCCGAAGCCCAAGAACTTCAACGACGGTGCGATTCCGAAATCAGCGACGACCAGCTACCAGGCGGCGAACAGTTCTTACAACGGGTACGGCGGCACAAACACGCTGCGTCGGAATGGTGTCTTCGCTCGTACCAGCTACGGAACTCAAATCGCCATCCGCGACATTATCGACGGAACGACAAACCAGATAATGCTGTGCGAGACGAAGTGGAAGATGGACGGTAACCGTCGCAATCGCAGCAGGTTCTACGGTGCCGCCGACAACAACGGACTCACGGGAGCTCAGGGAGCCACCAACGCTTTGTGCGTGCAGGGCGAATGGCCCATGAACTGGACCAGCGCCGAAGGCAACCCTCAACCACATCGCACTGCCGGAAGCCAGCATGTGGGTGGAGCTCAGTTTGTATTGGGTGACGGTTCGGTTCGCTTCATCAGCGAAAACATCGATCACACATCAACTCCGTGGACAAACAACGCAAACGCGTTCAAGCAGCCTAACGGCGAAGCGTACGGCACCTATCAGCGGCTGTTTTCCAAAGACGACGGCTTTGTCACTGGTGAGTTCTAA
- a CDS encoding KPN_02809 family neutral zinc metallopeptidase, translating to MRWRGRERSSNVEDRRGMSPKMAMGGGGGILAIIVVLIVKFMGGGAGMQQLAGNAARNLQDRAAQAPAGEGIDDDNREFVEVVLRDTETIWTKLFDEQIEGASYQEPRLELFTGQTQTACGPGQAAMGPFYCPADKKIYIDPTFFDDLAQRHNAEGDFAQAYVIAHEVAHHVQNLLAFNRPVNEARASGDKLLSNQMSVRLELQADFLAGVWAHHAHREYGILEDGDMEEAINAANQIGDDALMEAAGRRVDVHSFTHGSSAQRVRWFKRGLLSGNLGDCQQLFSLSFDRL from the coding sequence ATGCGATGGCGCGGTCGTGAACGAAGTTCGAATGTGGAAGACCGTCGCGGCATGTCGCCGAAAATGGCGATGGGCGGCGGGGGCGGAATTCTCGCGATCATTGTCGTACTGATCGTGAAGTTCATGGGCGGCGGTGCTGGCATGCAGCAACTTGCCGGAAACGCGGCTCGCAATCTGCAGGACCGAGCCGCTCAGGCTCCCGCTGGCGAGGGCATCGACGACGACAACCGCGAATTCGTGGAAGTCGTGCTACGCGACACGGAAACAATCTGGACGAAGCTGTTCGACGAACAGATCGAAGGCGCCAGTTATCAGGAACCGAGGCTGGAGCTGTTTACCGGCCAGACGCAAACAGCCTGCGGCCCGGGCCAGGCGGCGATGGGGCCGTTTTATTGCCCCGCTGACAAAAAGATCTACATCGATCCAACGTTCTTCGATGACCTCGCTCAGCGTCACAATGCAGAAGGCGATTTTGCACAGGCCTACGTCATCGCTCACGAAGTCGCTCACCATGTGCAGAATCTGTTGGCGTTCAACAGGCCGGTCAACGAAGCCAGAGCTTCCGGCGACAAGTTGCTGAGCAACCAGATGTCAGTGCGTTTGGAATTGCAGGCGGACTTCCTTGCCGGCGTTTGGGCACACCACGCTCACCGCGAGTACGGGATTCTTGAAGACGGCGATATGGAAGAAGCGATCAACGCCGCCAACCAAATCGGCGATGATGCTCTCATGGAGGCAGCGGGACGGCGAGTTGACGTTCACAGCTTCACGCACGGCTCGTCGGCTCAACGAGTGCGGTGGTTTAAGCGAGGACTGCTGTCCGGTAACCTGGGCGACTGCCAACAGTTGTTTTCGCTTAGCTTCGATCGCCTGTAA
- a CDS encoding LL-diaminopimelate aminotransferase: MVRINENFLKLKAGYLFPEIARRVNAFADQNPSAEIIKLGIGDVTEPLPAAIVAAMHSAVDELASRDTFHGYGPEQGYSFLRDAIAEHDYKGRGVNVSADEIFVSDGSKCDTGNILDILGTGNRIAITDPVYPVYVDTNVMAGNTGEADADGRYGDLVYLPVTEENGFVPDLPTEPVDVIYLCYPNNPTGTVASRETLQQWVDYAKQHNSLILFDAAYEAFVSDDNVPRSIYEIEGAREVAIEFRSFSKNVGFTGVRCAFTVVPKDLKVKISSGDEVALHQLWNRRQSTKFNGASYVVQKGAAAAYSSEGREQMKQLIDFYMTNARLLREGLEAVGIRVFGGVNAPYVWLKTPNDLSSWEFFDLLLEKGHLVGTPGSGFGASGEGYFRLSAFNSRKNVEAAIERFKTAIG, encoded by the coding sequence ATGGTCCGCATTAACGAAAATTTTCTGAAGCTGAAAGCTGGCTACCTGTTTCCTGAGATCGCTCGACGCGTAAACGCGTTTGCCGATCAAAATCCGTCGGCCGAAATCATCAAACTGGGGATCGGCGACGTCACAGAACCGCTTCCCGCCGCAATCGTGGCCGCCATGCATTCGGCTGTCGACGAACTGGCCAGCCGCGACACGTTTCACGGCTACGGGCCGGAACAGGGCTATTCGTTTCTGCGTGACGCGATCGCTGAACACGACTACAAAGGTCGAGGCGTCAATGTGTCGGCCGATGAGATCTTCGTTTCTGATGGTTCGAAGTGCGACACCGGCAACATTTTAGACATCCTGGGCACCGGCAATCGCATCGCGATCACAGACCCGGTTTATCCCGTTTACGTCGATACGAACGTAATGGCGGGGAACACGGGCGAAGCCGATGCCGATGGACGCTACGGCGACCTGGTGTATCTGCCGGTCACCGAAGAAAACGGTTTTGTTCCGGACCTGCCTACTGAGCCCGTAGATGTCATCTATCTGTGCTACCCCAACAATCCCACGGGGACGGTGGCGTCGCGAGAAACTCTGCAGCAGTGGGTGGATTACGCGAAGCAACACAACAGCCTGATTTTGTTCGACGCCGCCTATGAAGCGTTCGTGTCCGACGACAACGTGCCTCGTTCCATCTATGAGATCGAAGGTGCTCGCGAAGTCGCCATTGAATTCCGCAGCTTCAGCAAGAACGTGGGCTTCACCGGCGTGCGTTGTGCCTTCACCGTGGTGCCCAAAGATCTGAAAGTGAAGATCAGCAGCGGTGACGAAGTCGCGCTGCACCAGCTTTGGAATCGTCGGCAAAGTACAAAGTTCAACGGAGCTTCGTATGTGGTTCAAAAGGGAGCGGCTGCGGCTTATTCCTCTGAAGGCCGCGAGCAAATGAAGCAGTTGATCGACTTCTACATGACAAACGCTCGGCTGCTACGAGAAGGTCTGGAAGCTGTTGGCATTCGTGTCTTTGGCGGAGTCAACGCTCCGTATGTCTGGCTGAAGACACCCAATGATCTCAGCAGCTGGGAGTTCTTCGACTTGCTGCTGGAAAAGGGCCATTTAGTTGGCACACCAGGCAGCGGTTTCGGAGCGTCCGGAGAAGGCTATTTTCGATTGAGTGCCTTCAATAGCCGCAAAAATGTGGAAGCGGCGATTGAACGTTTCAAAACGGCAATTGGTTAA